A part of Methanomassiliicoccales archaeon genomic DNA contains:
- a CDS encoding acetate--CoA ligase family protein, with the protein MNLLENEAKKMLSHSGIRVPKGYLVKDGAELEKALSHMMFPLMMKAQVPVGGRGKAGAVIKIMDRQQAIDGLSNLKGMNVRGFKVDSVLIEEFAPHDEEMYLAISIDRAAGMPNLICGKKGGMEVEVIGHGHIKQYPIDPLEGPDDGLTEKVMLDLGLTNAHLEMLSALISKLWSFYSNYDCELVEVNPLVLQHDGFVCLDAKVVIDDDSLFRHPELSYLKGRDKSPFEIECGKRDLTGVELAGEIGVIANGAGLTMAVLDELERIGLKGAAFIDLGGTDDPARIADAISMMRGGRWVPNIKGILICVFGGITRCEVVADGIISSLPNGPSNIPMIVRLRGVNELQGRSKLRGSGLDAYLDLEEACLALRSVIRGGT; encoded by the coding sequence ATGAACCTCCTTGAAAATGAGGCTAAAAAGATGTTGTCCCATTCGGGGATCCGGGTGCCAAAGGGGTACCTGGTGAAAGATGGGGCAGAACTAGAAAAAGCGTTATCTCATATGATGTTCCCTTTGATGATGAAGGCTCAGGTCCCTGTAGGGGGACGAGGCAAGGCAGGGGCTGTCATCAAGATAATGGATCGGCAACAGGCCATTGATGGTCTTTCAAATTTGAAAGGAATGAACGTAAGAGGCTTTAAGGTCGACTCTGTCCTCATCGAAGAATTCGCACCGCATGATGAAGAGATGTACTTGGCCATCTCAATTGACCGTGCAGCAGGAATGCCTAACCTTATATGTGGAAAAAAAGGAGGAATGGAGGTCGAAGTTATTGGCCATGGGCATATTAAACAATATCCAATAGACCCTTTGGAAGGTCCTGATGACGGATTAACGGAGAAGGTGATGTTAGATCTTGGTCTGACCAATGCCCATCTTGAAATGCTATCTGCCCTCATCTCAAAACTTTGGTCCTTCTACTCAAACTATGACTGCGAACTAGTAGAGGTGAACCCCCTAGTCCTTCAACATGATGGTTTTGTGTGCCTTGATGCAAAGGTTGTGATTGATGATGATTCACTTTTTCGACATCCTGAACTTTCTTATCTAAAAGGGAGAGATAAGAGCCCGTTTGAGATCGAGTGTGGAAAAAGGGACCTTACCGGGGTCGAGCTCGCAGGAGAGATCGGGGTTATAGCCAACGGGGCAGGACTGACCATGGCGGTCTTAGATGAGCTGGAACGGATAGGTCTTAAGGGGGCGGCCTTCATCGATCTCGGAGGGACCGATGATCCCGCTCGTATAGCGGATGCGATCTCAATGATGAGGGGTGGTCGATGGGTTCCCAATATCAAAGGTATATTGATATGCGTTTTCGGCGGCATCACAAGATGTGAGGTTGTGGCCGATGGAATCATAAGTTCGCTCCCGAACGGGCCGTCGAACATTCCGATGATCGTCAGGCTGCGTGGCGTCAATGAGCTCCAAGGAAGATCTAAGCTTAGGGGATCTGGCCTTGACGCGTATCTTGACCTGGAGGAGGCCTGTTTGGCCCTGAGGTCTGTGATAAGAGGTGGGACCTAA
- a CDS encoding MBL fold metallo-hydrolase, which translates to MPALMIPGAGYDSNIVVVPGRDPFIVDTGTGIHSKEVIRSIERILGGNSPSKIILTHMHFDHVGGASELSEKFSADVFIHEVDAASVESGDSLTTAAKMFGRMLKKVGVKRLKDGDIISNGSSDFTVIHTPGHTAGSICLFEPESRTLISGDTVFVGGVGRWDLPTGNRNDLGNSVKNLLSKKPKDLYPGHGPAGEGLATEALMEALEILGDN; encoded by the coding sequence ATGCCAGCATTGATGATCCCAGGGGCGGGCTATGATTCAAATATAGTGGTCGTCCCAGGAAGGGACCCGTTCATAGTCGATACCGGCACAGGTATCCATTCAAAGGAGGTTATCCGTTCTATAGAGAGGATATTAGGGGGGAATTCACCTTCCAAGATCATTTTGACACATATGCACTTTGATCATGTCGGCGGTGCATCTGAGCTTTCGGAGAAATTCTCAGCCGACGTCTTCATCCATGAGGTCGACGCCGCGAGCGTGGAATCCGGGGACAGCCTCACTACGGCGGCCAAGATGTTCGGAAGGATGCTGAAGAAGGTCGGAGTGAAGAGGCTCAAAGACGGCGATATAATTTCAAATGGAAGCTCCGATTTCACAGTGATACATACTCCAGGCCACACAGCAGGAAGCATTTGCCTTTTTGAACCTGAGAGCAGGACTTTGATATCTGGAGATACAGTTTTCGTTGGCGGGGTGGGCCGTTGGGACCTTCCGACGGGCAATCGCAACGATCTCGGTAATTCCGTCAAAAACCTTTTATCTAAGAAACCTAAAGACCTCTACCCGGGCCACGGGCCGGCCGGTGAGGGGTTGGCGACTGAGGCGTTGATGGAAGCCCTAGAGATATTGGGGGACAACTGA
- a CDS encoding threonylcarbamoyl-AMP synthase: MQVFKCKEPDCQKCGFSDEDFDFIISELRSGRLVVYPTDTLYGLGADPFDEMAVKRVFIAKKRPFDMPLTIAVSNVRMMAEIANLDDRARKLAEAFLPGPLTLLLHKKSIIPDIVTSSSSEVGIRIPDHPIALRIIEEFGPIIATSANLHSHPNPYDAQIALRDLGDSVSAYIDCGPTKYGKPSTIVQLMDGEVEVIRPGAIPIEKIEAVLHG; this comes from the coding sequence ATGCAGGTATTCAAGTGCAAAGAACCGGACTGCCAAAAATGTGGATTCTCTGACGAGGACTTTGACTTCATCATCTCCGAGCTGCGCTCCGGCAGGTTGGTGGTGTACCCCACAGACACCCTTTATGGGCTAGGGGCTGATCCATTCGATGAAATGGCGGTAAAAAGGGTCTTCATAGCAAAAAAGCGACCATTTGATATGCCCCTCACAATCGCGGTCAGCAACGTCAGGATGATGGCGGAGATCGCCAATCTCGATGACAGGGCGAGAAAGCTGGCCGAAGCTTTTCTTCCAGGTCCATTGACACTATTATTGCACAAGAAGTCCATTATACCTGATATCGTCACATCCTCTTCCTCGGAGGTAGGTATAAGGATACCAGACCATCCAATTGCCCTAAGGATCATCGAAGAATTCGGCCCCATCATAGCTACCAGCGCAAATCTTCATTCACACCCGAACCCTTACGATGCCCAGATCGCCCTCAGAGACCTCGGGGACAGTGTCAGCGCCTATATTGACTGCGGGCCGACAAAGTATGGTAAACCATCGACCATCGTCCAGTTGATGGACGGGGAGGTCGAGGTCATCCGACCTGGTGCGATCCCTATCGAAAAGATAGAGGCTGTTCTGCATGGATGA
- a CDS encoding type II methionyl aminopeptidase has translation MDEHALECVRKAGAIAGEARELGLGMVDQNVKLVDVAMEVEALIVRRGALPAFPVNISINEVAAHFTPNSDDQTVFNVGDVVKIDVGAHVDGYIGDTAATIEVRTKNWQGLIESSNRALRMAIEMVGDGTPVGAVGATIRSSIIESGYRPVANLNGHEMKRYNLHAGLSVPNIDDGNQTKIRSDMIVAIEPFSTNGHGHVSSSKPGNIYRFIRDRPLRDERAASFFERIKQEFKSLPFCERWCDRFDPMANHQLKILLRHGLISSYPTLKEINSSVVSQSEHTVIIVNGRAEVTTKP, from the coding sequence ATGGATGAGCATGCTCTCGAGTGTGTAAGGAAGGCCGGCGCTATCGCAGGGGAGGCCAGAGAGCTAGGCCTGGGCATGGTCGACCAGAATGTAAAGCTTGTTGATGTGGCGATGGAGGTCGAGGCCCTCATAGTCCGAAGGGGGGCCTTGCCCGCCTTTCCTGTTAATATAAGCATCAATGAGGTGGCCGCCCATTTCACCCCTAATTCTGATGACCAGACGGTCTTCAACGTGGGCGATGTTGTGAAGATCGATGTCGGGGCTCACGTCGATGGGTATATAGGCGACACAGCGGCGACAATTGAGGTAAGGACCAAAAACTGGCAGGGATTGATAGAGTCATCGAACCGGGCGCTTCGGATGGCGATAGAGATGGTTGGTGACGGTACCCCGGTAGGGGCGGTCGGAGCGACGATAAGGTCGAGCATAATCGAGTCGGGGTATAGGCCAGTGGCCAACCTCAATGGCCATGAGATGAAAAGGTACAATCTCCATGCGGGCCTATCGGTCCCAAACATCGACGATGGGAACCAGACAAAGATACGCAGCGATATGATCGTGGCCATAGAACCATTCTCGACAAATGGACATGGCCATGTCAGCAGCTCAAAACCGGGCAACATCTATAGGTTCATTAGGGATAGGCCATTACGTGATGAGAGGGCGGCGAGTTTTTTTGAGCGGATCAAGCAGGAGTTCAAGAGCCTCCCATTCTGCGAACGTTGGTGCGACAGGTTCGATCCAATGGCCAACCATCAGTTGAAGATCCTTCTCAGACATGGTCTTATCTCATCATATCCAACTCTGAAAGAGATCAACAGCTCGGTGGTGAGCCAGAGCGAACACACGGTGATCATTGTCAATGGACGGGCAGAGGTAACGACAAAACCTTGA
- the mvk gene encoding mevalonate kinase, whose translation MVTASAPGKVILLGEHAVVFGQTAISVAVDLRLRCKVQVSDNYSLNGHLLSQRPHPYICQAIRLHWNGKPLEITTDSDFPSGSGLGSSAAVTTAFLASIRHLKGIEPNEEWVARNAFEIESLAQGRASPIDTSTSAHGEAIIIDSKRRENLLWHIARDTREWYIHHCQAPGLTLVIGFTGISAPTGPLVAKVKRYVDKSTFAREIISEIGDIAREGIDRLRKNDKEGLGRLMLRDHKLLAILGVSCKELDKLVNAVLPFSYGAKLTGAGGGGSMIALTDSPDQVVTIIKEKGGTPFIVRTGVPGARIGD comes from the coding sequence ATGGTCACGGCATCCGCGCCAGGTAAGGTGATCCTGCTCGGAGAGCATGCCGTGGTCTTTGGACAGACGGCGATCTCTGTCGCAGTGGACCTGAGGCTCAGATGCAAGGTCCAAGTCTCCGATAATTATTCGCTCAATGGGCATCTTCTGTCCCAAAGACCACACCCATACATATGTCAGGCCATCAGGTTGCATTGGAACGGAAAGCCATTGGAAATAACGACCGATTCGGATTTTCCATCAGGTTCAGGCCTCGGGTCATCGGCGGCCGTTACGACCGCATTCCTTGCCTCAATAAGGCACTTGAAAGGCATTGAACCAAATGAGGAATGGGTGGCCAGGAACGCCTTCGAGATCGAATCGTTGGCTCAAGGAAGGGCGAGCCCCATTGATACTTCCACTTCCGCGCATGGTGAGGCTATTATTATAGATTCAAAAAGAAGGGAGAACCTTCTATGGCATATCGCACGGGACACGAGGGAATGGTATATCCATCATTGTCAGGCCCCAGGATTGACGTTGGTCATCGGTTTCACAGGGATCTCAGCTCCTACAGGACCCTTGGTGGCCAAGGTGAAAAGGTATGTTGACAAGAGCACCTTTGCCAGGGAGATAATCTCAGAGATCGGCGATATCGCAAGGGAGGGGATCGACCGGCTCCGTAAGAATGATAAAGAAGGATTAGGAAGGCTAATGCTCCGAGACCACAAGCTGTTAGCGATCCTCGGTGTTTCGTGCAAAGAGCTCGACAAGCTGGTGAATGCAGTACTACCATTTTCCTATGGGGCAAAGTTGACGGGGGCCGGAGGTGGAGGGAGCATGATAGCCCTGACGGACAGTCCAGATCAGGTCGTAACAATTATAAAGGAAAAAGGAGGGACACCGTTCATCGTCAGGACAGGTGTTCCTGGTGCAAGGATAGGAGATTGA
- a CDS encoding NAD(P)/FAD-dependent oxidoreductase, which translates to MRTLEYDIVVVGAGPAGSMTARNAAKGGARVLLIEKRQEIGASLRCAEGVSNAGLEKVGIKPDKRWVSTDVSGAKIVSPGGKVLKIDEKNAGNEVGMVLERHLFDKAVAADAARAGAEIMLKTSAVDVIKEDGIVKGVKAISYGEPITIKAGCVVAADGYESQVARWAGIDTALKTSDITTCFQYRLTNIKHEREFCEFVIGSAAPGGYIWVFPKGDDTANVGIGVLLSKLKKPGEVKMYLDKWIKSDPRFSCGQPLEAIAGAVSVSPPLEKTIADGLVIVGDAARVIDPITGGGIINGLLTGKHAGNVLAKCYQSKDYSEESLQEYEDLWREDLEDKLYRNWMAKEKFLTLSDKTLDSVMETIAEVGVEKVTVYNLLVAIKDRHPELVKEFEDLL; encoded by the coding sequence ATGAGGACGCTCGAATACGACATAGTGGTCGTTGGTGCCGGTCCAGCCGGGAGCATGACGGCCAGGAACGCCGCGAAGGGCGGCGCGAGAGTACTGCTCATCGAGAAGAGGCAGGAGATCGGGGCATCGCTTCGTTGCGCAGAAGGGGTCTCTAACGCGGGTCTGGAAAAGGTGGGAATAAAGCCAGACAAAAGATGGGTATCCACTGATGTGTCTGGAGCAAAGATCGTATCACCAGGTGGGAAGGTCCTAAAAATCGATGAGAAGAACGCAGGAAATGAGGTCGGAATGGTCCTTGAACGCCATCTTTTTGATAAGGCGGTCGCTGCAGACGCTGCCCGGGCCGGGGCTGAGATAATGTTGAAGACGTCGGCGGTCGACGTCATCAAGGAGGATGGCATCGTGAAAGGAGTAAAGGCCATATCCTATGGTGAACCCATCACGATCAAAGCCGGTTGTGTTGTCGCCGCAGACGGTTATGAGTCCCAGGTGGCAAGATGGGCAGGGATCGATACGGCGCTGAAGACCTCGGACATCACGACATGTTTCCAATACCGTCTCACGAACATAAAGCATGAGAGGGAGTTCTGTGAGTTCGTCATAGGTTCTGCGGCCCCTGGAGGGTATATTTGGGTGTTCCCGAAAGGAGATGACACTGCGAACGTCGGTATAGGGGTCCTTCTCTCCAAATTGAAGAAGCCTGGAGAGGTCAAGATGTATCTTGATAAATGGATAAAATCAGACCCAAGGTTCAGTTGTGGTCAGCCCCTTGAGGCCATTGCAGGGGCCGTTTCTGTTTCACCCCCATTGGAGAAGACCATCGCGGACGGGCTGGTGATAGTTGGTGATGCTGCCCGTGTGATCGACCCTATTACTGGTGGGGGGATCATCAATGGTCTTCTTACAGGCAAGCATGCCGGTAATGTACTTGCCAAATGTTATCAGTCGAAGGACTACTCGGAGGAGAGCCTTCAGGAGTATGAGGATCTTTGGAGAGAGGACCTCGAAGACAAGCTTTACAGAAATTGGATGGCCAAAGAAAAGTTCTTGACGCTTTCCGACAAGACGCTGGACAGCGTGATGGAGACAATAGCCGAGGTAGGCGTTGAGAAGGTGACCGTCTACAACCTGCTGGTTGCCATAAAGGACAGGCATCCCGAGCTTGTAAAGGAGTTCGAGGACCTGCTATAA
- a CDS encoding 4Fe-4S binding protein codes for MIVSVEKCMHCGACVGTCPQNAIYLTDVMLVFNEKCNRCGRCVKACPVGALTLEARK; via the coding sequence ATGATAGTTTCAGTCGAAAAGTGCATGCATTGCGGGGCGTGCGTGGGTACTTGCCCACAGAATGCCATCTATCTGACGGATGTGATGCTTGTCTTCAATGAAAAGTGTAATAGATGTGGTCGGTGTGTGAAGGCCTGTCCTGTCGGAGCGTTGACCCTGGAGGCTAGGAAATGA